The genomic interval AGACCCGTCGCGGACGGAGGAACTGGCTCGGGACCGGTGGTTCGACTGAGCCGGTCGACGATCTTCACGGTCGTTCCGAAAAAAGTTCACGAGTCGTACAACCATTCCCTTTCGTCGTGAATCTGATCAGCTGAGCCAACAGGCTCCACGATCACTTCTCTACCTGGGGAACCCATGCGCATGCGTGCCACCCTCGGCGTCCTGACCGGCGCCCTGGCCCTCTCCGCTCTCGCCATGCCTGCCGCGCAGGCCGACGAGGGGCGGGGGGACACCACGATCTCGACCGTCGTGGTGAACGGCGGCAAGCCGGTCGTCGTGGGCGCGACCGCGAAGAAGACCATCACCGTCAGCTTCACGGTCAAGGACGCCTCGGGCGTCGACTGGGCGCAGGCGATCCTGTACCACGGCGCCGACATCGACTCGTCCGACAGCGGTGCCGTCGCCAACGGCAGCGACGGCCGCGCCACCTGCACCAAGGTGAACGCCACGACGTCGACCTGCAAGTCGACCTTCGACCTGACGCCGCGCTCCAACCTGATCAACTCCGTGGCCGGTGGCTGGAAGGTCTGGGCGGTCGCCAGGGGCAAGGACACCGACTACGTCCAGAAGGACAACGCGAAGACCTTCCAGGTCCAGCGCCTGTCGAAGCTCACGGTCAACGCCGCCCCGGAGCCCGTCAAGAAGGGCAAGACCATCACGGTCACCGGCAAGCTGACCCGCGCGAACTGGGACGCCGCCACCTACTCCGGTTACTCGACCCAGCCGGTGAAGCTCCAGTTCCGCAAGAAGAGCGCCAGCACGTACACCACCGTCAAGACCGTCAAGACGAACTCGACGGGCAACCTGAGCACCACCGTCAAGGCGACCGTCGACGGCTACTTCCGCTACAGCTTCGCGGGCACCTCGACCACCCCGGCCGTCAACGCCGCGGGTGACTTCATCGACGTGAAGTAAGACCCGACGCGGCCCACGCGGCCCCGCCGACCGGCGGAGTCTCCGCACTTCACCATCAGTTCGCAATACCCGCACAAAGTCTCGATTCGCCGTACAACCCACACCACTGGTCGCGAATCACATCACGTGAGCCAACAGGCTCCGCCATCACTTGGGCCCCGACGCCG from Streptomyces sp. NBC_01288 carries:
- a CDS encoding calcium-binding protein → MRMRATLGVLTGALALSALAMPAAQADEGRGDTTISTVVVNGGKPVVVGATAKKTITVSFTVKDASGVDWAQAILYHGADIDSSDSGAVANGSDGRATCTKVNATTSTCKSTFDLTPRSNLINSVAGGWKVWAVARGKDTDYVQKDNAKTFQVQRLSKLTVNAAPEPVKKGKTITVTGKLTRANWDAATYSGYSTQPVKLQFRKKSASTYTTVKTVKTNSTGNLSTTVKATVDGYFRYSFAGTSTTPAVNAAGDFIDVK